A window of Palaemon carinicauda isolate YSFRI2023 chromosome 27, ASM3689809v2, whole genome shotgun sequence contains these coding sequences:
- the LOC137620883 gene encoding uncharacterized protein translates to MATKRCSELICLIVEGSAKCSLALQHHARCDLTAGMFSYIKDAAYIKYFRNYWFILFVLIQPPNIPTLGSATTPKPPNTGERNHPQTPQHWGAQPPPKPPTLGSATTPNPPTLESATTPKPPNTRERNHPQTPQHWGAQPPPNPPTLGSATTPKPPNTGERNHTQTPQHWGAQPPPNPPTLGSATTPKPPNTGERYHPQTPQHWVVQPPPKPPTLGSATTPNPPTLESATTPKPPNTGERNHPQTPQHWGAQPPPNPPTLGSATTPKPPNTGERNHPQTPQHWGAQPPPNPPTLGSATTPKAPNTGERNHPQTPQHWGAQPSPNPPTLGSATTPKPPNTGERNHTQTPQHWGAQPPPNPPTLGSATTPKPPNTGERNHPQTPQHWVVQPPPKPPTLGSATTPNPPTLESATTPKPPNTGERNHPQTPQHWGAQPPPNPPTLGSATTPKPPNTGERNHPQSPQHWGAQPPPNPPTLGSATTPKPPNTGERNHTQTPQHWGAQPPPNPPTLGSATTPKPPNTGERNHPQTPQHWVVQPPPKPPTLGSATTPNPPTLESATTPKPPNTGERNHPQTPQHWGAQPPPNPPTLGSATTPKPPNTGERNHPQTPQHWGAQPPPNPPTLGSATTPKAPNTGERNHPQPPNTGECNHPQTPQHWGAQPPPNPPTLGSATTPKPLNTGERNHPQTPQHWGAQPPPNPPTLGSATTPKPPNTG, encoded by the coding sequence GAAACTATTGGTTTATTTTATTCGTTTTAATCCAACCCCCAAACATCCCAACACTGGGGAGCGCaaccacccccaaaccccccaacactggggagcgcaaccacccccaaaccccccaacactGGGGAGCACAACCACCCCCAAAGCCCCCAACACTGGggagcgcaaccacccccaaccccccaacaCTGGAGAGTGCaaccacccccaaaccccccaacactagggagcgcaaccacccccaaaccccccaacactggggagcgcaaccacccccaaaccccccaacactggggagcgcaaccacccccaaaccccccaacactGGGGAGCGCAACCACACCCAAACCCCTCAACACTGGGGAGCGCaaccacccccaaaccccccaacactggggagcgcaaccacccccaaaccccccaacactGGGGAGCGCTaccacccccaaaccccccaacactGGGTAGTGCAACCACCCCCAAAGCCCCCAACACTGGggagcgcaaccacccccaaccccccaacaCTGGAGAGTGCaaccacccccaaaccccccaacactggggagcgcaaccacccccaaaccccccaacactggggagcgcaaccacccccaaaccccccaacactGGGTAGTGCaaccacccccaaaccccccaacactggggagcgcaaccacccccaaaccccccaacactggggagcgcaaccacccccaaaccccccaacactGGGTAGTGCAACCACCCCCAAAGCCCCCAACACTGGGGAGCGCaaccacccccaaaccccccaacactGGGGAGCGCAACcatccccaaaccccccaacactggggagcgcaaccacccccaaaccccccaacactGGGGAGCGCAACCACACCCAAACCCCTCAACACTGGGGAGCGCaaccacccccaaaccccccaacactggggagcgcaaccacccccaaaccccccaacactggggagcgcaaccacccccaaaccccccaacactGGGTAGTGCAACCACCCCCAAAGCCCCCAACACTGGggagcgcaaccacccccaaccccccaacaCTGGAGAGTGCaaccacccccaaaccccccaacactggggagcgcaaccacccccaaaccccccaacactggggagcgcaaccacccccaaaccccccaacactGGGTAGTGCaaccacccccaaaccccccaacactGGGGAGCGCAACCACCCCCAAAGCCCCCAACACTGGGGAGCGCaaccacccccaaaccccccaacactggggagcgcaaccacccccaaaccccccaacactGGGGAGCGCAACCACACCCAAACCCCTCAACACTGGGGAGCGCaaccacccccaaaccccccaacactggggagcgcaaccacccccaaaccccccaacactggggagcgcaaccacccccaaaccccccaacactGGGTAGTGCAACCACCCCCAAAGCCCCCAACACTGGggagcgcaaccacccccaaccccccaacaCTGGAGAGTGCaaccacccccaaaccccccaacactggggagcgcaaccacccccaaaccccccaacactggggagcgcaaccacccccaaaccccccaacactGGGTAGTGCaaccacccccaaaccccccaacactggggagcgcaaccacccccaaaccccccaacactggggagcgcaaccacccccaaaccccccaacactGGGTAGTGCAACCACCCCCAAAGCCCCCAACACTGGggagcgcaaccacccccaaccccccaacaCTGGAGAGTGCaaccacccccaaaccccccaacactggggagcgcaaccacccccaaaccccccaacactGGGGAGCGCAACCACACCCAAACCCCTCAACACTGGGGAGCGCaaccacccccaaaccccccaacactggggagcgcaaccacccccaaaccccccaacactggggagcgcaaccacccccaaaccccccaacactGGGTAG